A region of Diospyros lotus cultivar Yz01 chromosome 3, ASM1463336v1, whole genome shotgun sequence DNA encodes the following proteins:
- the LOC127797858 gene encoding uncharacterized protein LOC127797858 codes for MDSRSSFHGSQSTDLQGSLQLEKPELSYADLPSEVVKDVENIPSESSENRQKKCSKGKAIQNEELVKYMSELPSYLERGENLKEKALNVGVLDWCRLEKWQYNRKPMSYQSSSCSPSNSNASSSFLTDESSVHSSRGRSSSPAQRMQRMAQQCHINASPRENLSRCCKTSVEHVGGKFQDFEPASNGPLKGQQSIFPIYQSSSKSQSEIELKESRRKDAGPKIIPKIGVSLDLKNDRAATWAKGKTNIQNGKSSSRLEKLQEPQSAIHHTYGERCKTVVLPPRDYPESSCSTSSCPCDVATVNGRGSTEARRRRFSDGSFPKELFNADSYSDIPQLHPLPCEDDDMKNSQIKQPSSVDEKSVKISSEPSQTSCSVKMSISPLRGRKLEKKSKVMPRNSIAIKSSEGSELKMGTVEVSKVRNPSPTRRLSIGLGRIGRNATSKGSSEHYKAKCEPEKVMASTCLNDSNSDKPSGTNRSQSSPLRRILDQFLKPKAANSHHSVEPSEKDLTPADRVCKPSNRRVESSTVKMKLDLTSCKTINVDNSHQKRHGSTTMQALVQIAIKNGLPLFTFAVDNNSDILVATMKKVSTSRKDENCWIYTFFAVHEVKKSNGWINQGSKGKSRGYVPNVVAQMTVSDCQNSSLLTQNSVDELGSRKFVLFAVDLRQADQQASDCQPNDEVAAIVVKFPKENGHHNDNISDKLATSLRKSPPEVNSYARSGESEENGSPVQSEELRATVILPGGIHGQPRKGEPSSLIDRWKSGGLCDCGGWDMGCRIRVLANHMKPSRISSSHKTHGDACRFELFDQGEVPDDRPVFNLSPFKDRIFSVEFNSSLSFLQAFSICIAVINSRKPYELSGLGTLFEEKYPEEATSVINDVIKNPC; via the exons ATGGATAGCCGATCATCCTTCCATGGAAGCCAAAGTACAGATTTGCAAGGCAGTTTGCAATTGGAAAAGCCTGAATTGTCTTATGCTGATCTCCCTTCAGAAGTAGTTAAAGATGTGGAAAATATCCCATCAGAGTCATCAGAAAACCGCCAAAAGAAATGTTCCAAAGGAAAGGCAATCCAGAATGAAGAGCTTGTTAAATATATGTCAGAGTTGCCAAGTTATTTGGAGAGAGGAGAAAACCTAAAGGAGAAAGCTTTAAATGTTGGAGTCCTTGACTGGTGCCGTTTAGAAAAGTGGCAGTATAACCGCAAACCAATGTCATATCAAAGTAGCAGCTGTTCACCGTCCAACAGCAATGCCTCTTCATCTTTCTTGACAGATGAATCATCAGTCCATTCTAGCAGAGGCCGCAGCAGCTCTCCTGCTCAAAGGATGCAACGGATGGCACAACAATGCCATATTAATGCATCTCCTAGGGAAAATCTCTCTCGGTGTTGTAAAACTAGTGTAGAACATGTTGGGGGGAAGTTTCAAGATTTTGAACCTGCATCAAATGGCCCCTTGAAGGGACAGCAAAGTATATTCCCAATTTACCAGTCTTCAAGCAAAAGCCAATCAGAGATCGAGCTGAAAGAGTCCAGGAGGAAAGATGCAGGGCCAAAGATTATTCCCAAAATTGGAGTTTCTCTAGATTTGAAAAATGATAGGGCAGCAACATGGGCAAAGGGGAAGACAAATATTCAAAATGGTAAATCTAGTAGTAGACTGGAGAAATTGCAAGAACCGCAATCTGCTATTCACCATACTTACGGTGAAAGATGCAAAACGGTAGTTCTCCCACCAAGGGATTACCCTGAAAGTAGTTGCTCCACGAGCTCCTGCCCTTGTGATGTGGCCACAGTAAATGGCCGAGGATCAACTGAGGCAAGGCGCAGGAGATTTTCAGATGGATCATTTcctaaggagttattcaatgcAGATTCCTATTCTGACATCCCCCAGTTGCACCCACTGCCCTGTGAAGATGATGACATGAAAAACTCTCAGATAAAACAGCCCAGCTCTGTAGACGAAAAAAGTGTCAAGATTTCATCTGAACCATCACAAACTTCATGTTCAGTGAAAATGTCAATCAGCCCACTCAGAGGAAGGAAGCTGGAGAAGAAGTCGAAAGTAATGCCAagaaattcaattgcaattaagtCTTCTGAGGGATCAGAACTGAAAATGGGCACAGTGGAGGTTTCAAAGGTGAGAAATCCTTCTCCGACTCGTCGTCTTAGCATTGGATTGGGTAGGATTGGCCGAAATGCTACCTCCAAAGGGAGTTCAGAACATTATAAAGCCAAATGTGAACCGGAGAAAGTCATGGCTTCAACTTGCCTGAATGATTCAAATAGTGATAAACCTAGTGGTACAAATAGATCTCAGTCCAGCCCTTTGAGAAGGATACTGGATCAATTTCTAAAGCCAAAGGCAGCAAACTCCCATCACTCTGTGGAGCCATCAGAGAAAGATCTAACACCAGCAGATAGGGTGTGCAAACCATCCAACAGACGAGTGGAATCATCCACGGTGAAGATGAAATTAGATTTAACAAGCTGTAAAACTATTAATGTTGACAACTCGCATCAGAAAAGGCATGGATCAACAACCATGCAAGCTCTTGTGCAGATTGCTATAAAGAATGGCCTTCCTCTGTTCACTTTTGCAGTTGATAACAATAGTGACATTCTGGTAGCTACAATGAAGAAGGTAAGTACTTCAAGGAAGGATGAGAACTGCTGGATCTATACATTCTTTGCTGTTCATGAAGTCAAGAAAAGTAATGGCTGGATAAATCAAGGAAGCAAAGGTAAAAGCCGTGGTTATGTTCCAAATGTTGTTGCCCAGATGACAGTTTCTGATTGTCAGAACTCCAGCTTGCTCACACAGAATTCTGTAGATGAATTGGGCTCCAGGAAGTTTGTTTTGTTTGCTGTGGACCTAAGACAGGCAGATCAGCAAGCGTCGGACTGCCAGCCAAATGATGAGGTTGCAGCAATTGTTGTCAAGTTCCCGAAAGAGAATGGACATCATAATGACAATATCAGCGATAAATTGGCAACTAGTCTCAGAAAGTCACCACCGGAAGTTAATTCCTATGCTAGGTCTGGGGAAAGTGAGGAAAATGGTTCTCCTGTTCAAAGTGAAGAACTTAGGGCAACAGTGATATTACCTGGTGGTATTCATGGACAACCAAGAAAAGGTGAACCTTCATCATTGATTGATAGGTGGAAATCAGGCGGGTTATGTGATTGTGGAGGTTGGGATATGGGTTGCAGGATAAGGGTGCTTGCCAATCACATGAAACCTAGCAGGATATCAAGTTCGCACAAAACCCATGGCGATGCATGTAGATTTGAGCTTTTCGATCAG GGGGAAGTCCCAGATGATAGGCCTGTCTTCAATTTATCCCCCTTCAAGGACAGGATCTTTTCAGTTGAATTCAATTCATCGCTCTCGTTTCTACAAGCATTCTCCATCTGTATAGCAGTGATAAATAGTAGGAAACCATATGAGCTTTCAGGATTGGGTACGTTGTTCGAAGAGAAATATCCGGAAGAAGCCACGTCCGTCATAAACGACGTAATAAAGAACCCCTGCTAG
- the LOC127796562 gene encoding class I heat shock protein — protein sequence MSLIPSFFGHRPSSLDVWDPFKDSPFSQISREDSAFVSTRVDWKETPEAHVFKADLPGLKKEEVKVEIEDDRVLQISGERNVEKEEKNETWHRVERSSGKFLRRFRLPENAKMDQVKASMENGVLTVTVPKEKVKKPDVKAIEISG from the coding sequence ATGTCGCTGATCCCAAGCTTCTTCGGCCACCGTCCTTCCTCCCTGGACGTTTGGGATCCCTTCAAGGATTCTCCATTCTCCCAAATTTCTCGGGAAGATTCGGCGTTCGTGAGCACCCGCGTGGACTGGAAGGAAACCCCGGAAGCACACGTGTTCAAAGCAGATCTTCCCGGGCTGAAGAAGGAGGAAGTGAAGGTCGAGATCGAAGACGACAGGGTCCTGCAGATCAGCGGAGAGAGAAACGtggagaaggaggagaagaatgaGACCTGGCACCGCGTGGAGCGGAGCAGCGGCAAGTTCCTTCGGCGGTTCCGGCTGCCGGAAAACGCGAAGATGGATCAGGTGAAGGCCTCCATGGAGAACGGAGTTCTCACCGTCACCGTTCCCAAGGAGAAGGTGAAGAAGCCGGACGTTAAAGCAATCGAAATCTCCGGCTGA